A stretch of Lathyrus oleraceus cultivar Zhongwan6 chromosome 6, CAAS_Psat_ZW6_1.0, whole genome shotgun sequence DNA encodes these proteins:
- the LOC127093871 gene encoding uncharacterized protein At4g14342 — protein MQASDRFNINSQLEHLQAKYVGTGHADMNRFEWAVNIQRDSYASYIGHYPLLSYFSIAENESIGRQRYTFMQKMLLPCGLPPEREED, from the exons ATGCAG GCGAGCGATAGGTTTAACATCAATTCCCAACTTGAGCATCTTCAAGCTAAATATGTTGGAACTGGCCATGCTGATATGAACAGATT TGAATGGGCAGTGAACATTCAGCGTGATAGTTATGCATCATATATTGGGCATTACCCTTTACTTTCATACTTTTCTATTGCTGAAAATGAATCTATTGGTAGACAACGCTACACTTTTATGCAG AAAATGCTCCTCCCTTGTGGCCTGCCTCCCGAAAGAGAAGAAGACTAG